Genomic window (Capricornis sumatraensis isolate serow.1 chromosome 1, serow.2, whole genome shotgun sequence):
AATTTTTTATAAAGAGTActagtttttgctttatttttagaaattctttaaGCTGGCTGGCTACATAAACACATTATAAAATTTGAGCTAAATAATTTTAACCTTTATTAACATCACTCTATTATAGTGTTGCTAAAACACTGGGACTATTTTTGAGCAGTTTACTTATTTTAACTAATTTTATATGATAGAACAGTTGTACGTTCAATCTTGAATATACAGGGGAAAACATaaccaatataaaaataattatgaaagcaAAATCAGCATGTGTTATGTTTTAAAGAGTGTTAAGAGAATGTTTAACAGCTTGCACTGTTGAAGATTCAAGTTTTATTCCTAAAGTAGGGACAATACAAAGTGAACATTTTCAAGAATATTCAGAAGAAAGTTGCTAAGAACAGTACTGATTTAATAACAAAAGATTGGTCTTATGTGTATTACCCAGCACCATTACTTTCTCTGTTAAAACAATCAAAACTAAAGAAATCAAATgcaatgctatttattttttgttgattttCACAGGTGATCCTTTGATGTTGAGTTTGTCCACAAAAACATTTGATCTTCCATGTTCAATGGCTGGACTTTGATGTTTCTCCCTAAGAAATATACATGTGAACATTAATATCATTATTAAATGGTCATTAAAACATCAACACAAACTTGATAAAGGCCACTGTAATTTAAGGTGAGTTTTATCTTAAGAGTTCCATAATAGCTTTGAAAAACATATGGCAGACAATTTCACTTAACATTTAAGAGACCaacagctgcttccctgagacaGATTTAACTGTTTACCTTTGAACCATGCTGTCCAACATCATAGCCACTAGCCacatcatttacatttaaattaattaaaatacacaGAATTTCAAAATTCAGTTCCTTGGCTGCATCACTGCCTTTTCAAGTGTGATTCAACAGCCACATggggctagtggctaccatactaGACAGTGCAGATGCGTAACATTTTCATCACTGCAAAAGTCATTTCAGAAAGTTCAGCTGGACAGTGCTGGTTTACAGAAAATGCCACTGATAGGGTTATAGATTTATAAACCATCTACAAGGAGCATGCTTTTCTCTAGCTGGGACCTGAATCTCACAGGCAAACTTAGGTTTGATTATAGCAGTTAGGTTTTTATCAATGAACTTTTCAAAGTGAGACAATTATGGTTTACAATTAATAGAGGAGCAAGTTTTCTATGGAAAACATTAGGGCTCTAAATTTCTagacaagtattttaaaatagcacACAAAATTCTGTACAAGGCTTCTGGTTTACTTGGTACCCACTTGTTGCTCGCTGGTTCTGGGCAACCTTCCACCTTCTGCAGCGATCCTCCACTCTCTTATAGCCTAGAACAGATTTCTATTTTGAGGCCTGGtgaggcctctctctctctctctcaagtctAATGGCAACAGGAATTAGGTAGTGTTTTCAATTTTCCCCCAGAGAACCAAATTAAATTGTAACTCTAGAATACACACTAAATGTGTCCAAGTCTCATCTTTAAAGATGGTTTTAGCACATTTGTATTTCACATCTACTCCAAAAGGTAATTCCAAACAAGGCTAAAGTTTTTGCAAAATTCTTCCAAAATATCTAATACAGATATTGCAACATACTATTTAATATGTAAGTATCTAAAAACATGTTTGTCATTAAATGCTCAATTTTGATTTGTTAGGGAAGTTTCATTCAGCCTTTTATAGCTACAGTCCCTCTCCCCTTACCATATCCCTAAATGCCAGTATCTTTACCTAGTACAACACCGGTATCTTTACCTAGTACAAAATGTACAACTCCTACTCTCTCCAGATGAGAATCTGTTGCATAAGAATAACTGCATTATAGTAGATCACTTTTCCTTAGGAGGATTTTAGTCCCACTGTCTAAAGCATAATTTGCTAGTGAGTTACTAGTCATACAATCCTAAAATATTATTGGGTTTCAGGTACAAATTTAAATTTGTGTTGGAATACTCagatgtaatttaaaattattacaccTTTCACAAAACATTGATACTACCTGGACATCAATCAAAACTTCCTGATAACAGAGGTAAAAttacataactttccttctaatttgttttgaaaaaacacaatttaattagaaataaCTTTTACCTTCTTTTAAGTTCTCGGGATCCTGAATTCTCATGACCAACACTTCGCATCCTAGAGTTATCTAGATTGCGCCATTGTCCCCTTGGCTGGTACTTCAGAATCTCATTTTGCCACTCATCATCAAAAGCATGAGCATCACCTACATTAAATATCAAAATGAAAGGGTAAGTAGTAAGGTGTCAACTGTCAGTAACTGCTCTGCTCCCTACACGTTCCCTGGTGTTTCCATCAGCCTAACCTTAGAGATAGGAAACTGCTTCAAATATAAAGGTCTTTGACTCAGAgtgatatttccttttctatttgttCCTCTCCTATTCCTGCTGGTAATTTGGTTATTGATGAGCTATTTTTTCACACACCTGCCTGGATATCATGTTATTCTATCCCTGGACCCCATGACCCAGTGACACTGACTTAcagtctttctttcttccttggtcATCTCACAGTGATCCCACTTTTCCTCTGTACTTGGAGGACAGTCCTCCTGGGGCTAGCACTTCCTATTAATCTCACAATTTCCCTACATAATTTGACCTCACAAGTTTCTGTTTCAGTTTCCTAAAATAGGTTACTCATCTGCCAATTTATGTTGCTATGAAGTAGGTAATCTAAATTCTATAATAACAATAAGTAAATGACAATACTTGTTCTTTCAGATTGCCTGTACAACAATGTTACTTTGccaaaattttcttaaatatgttaATTATTGTGAAGtattctgtatatatttaaatgtgatCAAACTGCAAAGGTTAAAATTAAAGAAAGGTTAAGATGTTGTGGCTTTCATCTCATTGCATAAGAATAATTTTCTCCAATTCTAACCTTAagagaatttctttttctaaaatgaaacaataattaAAACTCTTTACtatgataaaacatttttatttaaaatactttctaaaaaCAGGAAATGAATATAACTTAAAAACTATAATGAGAAGAGTTAGGACACTAGAAAGAATTGAATGCATTAAAGAATGAGTAGAAAATATAGGAAGTGGAAAAGATGAGCTTGATCCATATATATTATCACTTTTAGGTAACCATTTAGaatgtttttgaaaaagtaaCATCATAGGTAGCTGTTCACAATTATAGTTGGGAATTAAAATAAGCACAATATAAACTATATAGATGGTAAAATactgattttgaaaaagaaaagtatgtgtgtttatatgtttatatatacataaaactattAGGAATATATATACTAAAACATTAATACTAGTATTTGGGGTTGGAATtatgaatgattttattttctttctttgtacttTTTTATGCTTTTCAAATATACTTCTTTGATAACCgcaaatatataaaaactcaTTTTTACTAATGACAGCtttactgaaaaacaaaagattcCATTTTCtaagtataaaacaaaaaataaatgatattcaaCATTAAAAATCACTGTGAAAAGACAGATCTACTATGAAACAATGAAACCACAATTTTATTACTATGTTGATAATGTATTGCCTACATATACAATTCATAAACTGCCTGAAAGAACATCACATGAaatgtttctattaaaaaaattctaaccaAGTTCTCCTGGTACAGCTGCTATTTTAAGTTTGAGAGGAAGAATGCCATTTTTTCTGATAACTTACATTCATTCATATTGATGAACTCTTGATTGACCTCTTCATCTCCAGTCTTGTTGTTCTTTGACTTTTTAATGACATGAGCTCGGTCATGGAGGTGATGACCAACAGCCATTTTTTCTAGTCCACTATCAGAATCTCTTAATGCTTTCCTGGTTTCCTTTATctgtgaaaatgaagaaaataaaaattagttattATTCACATAAATAATAACTCCTCAGAACCTACTTACCTATACAGGTAAGAACATAAATCTATTGCTCTAAAAATAATGGGTACATAGTTCCACTACCAACTTGTAGTAAAATTATGGTAATAATTCTCTGATGTTTCCTGACctgcttaaaattaaaatgtctagGACAAGCAGAAccagtataattattttaaaaaaagaatacatgtaagGGCAACTAATTATTCAGCAGTCATGAAATGACTTAAATACTGTTTTCATTTAAGTCACCCATTAGACAGGCAACCCCTTATTTTCTTTACTATAAGTACTAACGAATAAATGGAGAAGTGGCAACTCATACCAAAATCTGTAGGAGTCAACtgtttcaatcatgtccaactctttgcgaccccatggactgtagcctaccaggctcctctgtccatgggattttccaggcaatagtactggagtggattgccattttcttctccaggggatcttcccgacccagggatcgaacccaggtctcctgcattgtagacaggggctttactgtctgagccaccagggaagtccctacatgaTACTAAGTTGGTAATTTCTAGGTAAGGATGAGGACACACACCTCCTCCAGTCCAACTCCTAGCCCTTTTTGCACAAGGAGACAGCTATGaagataaataagtgaaaaattataaataccTACATATCTATTATtagaaaagtagattttaaaactgtggtatattcatattTTGGACAttacatagaagttaaagaaaccAGAGCTACACATATCAACTTGAACAAATCTCAGAAGCAATTACTGAGCAAAGTCTAGTTGCAGAGCAAAGTCACATGTGCTCGGAAACCTGTAAAATGATTCACTATATTGTACATGGAGCATACATAAGTAATGAAATCATAAAAGCATGCACAAAAGTGGTAAGTTCCaggtacaggcatacctcagagatagtGCAGGATCCATTCTGGACCTCTGCAATGAAGGAAATAGTGCAATAAAACGTGTCACACGAATTTCTGGttttccagtgcatataaaaataatgtttattctaTTCTGTTGTTATTAAGTTTgcagtagcattatgtctaaaaaagcaATGTACACACCATAATATAAaaacactttattgctaaaaattgcTAACTCTGACCTGACAGCACAggattgccacaaaccttcagtgtGCAAAAAATGCAACTtatctgtgaagtgcaataaagcGAAGACcagtaaaatgaggtatgcctgtataagAAAATGGTTCTCTttggggaggaagaaagggaaaagggacCAAGGAGGGAGGAGCATACTGGAAATTTTAACCGCATTtttgcttaaaaagaaaacaaaagccaacTTAAATAGAGAAAAGCATTATGACTTCACTAAACTGGATTAAAGAAATATGGGGTATTTATATTATTCTCTATGTTCTGTCTGTAcccttgaaatattttataagttaaaaaattcatttacttCAAATATAAGCTAACTATAGACATTTATATTTCATGAAACAAAGACTTTAGTGTCTACTTCCCTTGTCAACATGTAAAGGTAATAAACATCAACAGtcattaaagataaaaaaagCGCCTGGGGGCACAAATGGAGGTAGGTGGGGGAgacaagtgagtgaaagtgaaggtgctcagtcgtgtcaaactctttgtgaccccatggactatatagtccataggcttctccaggccagaatactggagtgggtagactttatGTTATGGTGAGTACATTGCTTTttcagacataatgctattgcaaaCTTAATAACAACAGAACAGAATAAACATTACTTTTGTATGCACTGAAAAACCAGAAATTCATGTGACCCATTTTATTGCACTGTTCCCTTCATGGCAGAGGTCCAGAATGGTTCCTGCATTATCTCCCGCACTACCAGTGGGGGAGACAAAGAAtgccttaaaataaaaaactacagTCAACTTGACTGCTTTTCACACTGCTTTgtgttttcttccctcttctcttttccgcACCAGTACCAGGTCAAATATTAATCGCTAAAATCTGATATGTGTGATCTATCATTCCACAACTTTATAAAGTTCCAAGAAAGTACTTACTCCTCCTGGAGCCCTGCGGGTTTGTGTTGAGGCCTGGAAAACCTTTGGAGGTTCATTTCCTACTTTGGAATAAGTCATCACGGAGGAAGAACTAAATGAATGTCCATTTGGATCCATTGAAAGGTGACCCTGGAGATAAATATAAATCGTATATCCAGTGAGTTCAATCAAATATGAAGAACTAATGTCAGAAGATTCAAATAAGCAACAACACTAGCTGTAAGTTCTAGTAAAGATACTGATTATGATTAGTATGATGTATCCAAATGGTACCCCCATGAAGGCCCTAACTTCCTTCCATTTTAGGTAACAATTCACACTCCTCTTGTAAGGAATAATGAATAACAAGTGATTCACTTAGAATTCCTCAAATCTTTGAGGTCAAAGACTTCAAGGCTTAAGTTTACAGATGTTATGCTTTGATGTATGTGATACTTTTATAGTCAGTGGTTAACTTTTGTGAGCAATTTTGCCAATGTTGAGCCAATTAACCATGTGCCAAGAAGTTTTATACCTTCTGTGGATACCAGTGCTACACTTCTAATGTCCAAGATCTGGACATTATGAGATGATCCTTAGATTTCAAACTGGATGACCAAAATAATATGGTTGGTCTTCATACTGAATCAAGTTACTATTTTGTTTATGATTAATGTTATGAGTAGAAAAGTAAGAATATTAGTAACTAGTTTGTAAGTATTCAGACTATATGACTCTAGTTTCTAAATATCATTCTTAAAATTcctattttgagttatttttaaacaCTTAATAACTTAGATGCTATAATTTTTTAAGTAGACAAGTTATACATAATAAAAAATCTAAATTCatataaaatgttcatttataATAGTGACCTTcagcagaataaatatttttgaggtttaattttttattttgaaaatgtaagtAATGCTATTTATCAAACTTGTAGGTTACGAGATCATTCTGATAGGTTGTGaccaggatttttaaaatatgaaataaaatagaaaatatcaatagACACTGTGAACAGCATGATACTTTTCTCATGAAActttcatttcaggtgtacaatatagatAGACAGTACACAAGTAGTGTCATGACGTAAGATATACTTTTTAGTTTCCGGGGACTATGGTTAGAAAATGGTTGAAAGCCACTATAATATAGGGCACCAATAATGGAAAACAACATTCTCATCCATCTTTTAGTACTTACAAAGTTTCTTTGTAATTCCTGCATACTGTTTCGCATATTTAACATCATTCGGTCCATTGCCTGAAAAGGGTTGACATCTGTATGCTACAGGACATTAGGAAGTATGTTATTAACTATAAATACAACACGAAAGAAGCAAATCCACCTTCCCAAaacagctgaattttttttttcttgacttttgCTGTGGGATCTCATGCAGTGATCAACCAGGCAAAAATAATATAAGGACTATACAATGAAAGcaatttgttaaagaaaaatttgaagcATACACACAATCCTAGACAGCCAGCATATAAATGGTTAGGAAGCTGTAACACTataaacacatgcatacatacatgtgtatatatccaCATGAATATACATGCAAGAAcagataaatatacacacacaggcaagaacagataaatatacacatacatatcatTCAACTTGCTGAAAACACAATTTGGTTGCTATTTAAATACTGAGTGGTATATTCTGGGCTGGTACAGCTTTAGCACAGATTAGTCTTCaaatttttccttcttatttctgtATATCCCaccaggcaaataaataaaatctgagtGTAAGATAACAGTGTCATCTCCAGCAGGACCACATGGCTGATAGAAGCTGACTCTGGAGTAGCCAGCCCTCCTTTCCAtcagtgttagtgttagttgctcagtcatgttcaactctgcaaccccatggactatagcccaccaggctcctccatccatgggatttcccaggcaaaagtactggggtgggttgacatttccttctccaggggatcctcccaacccagggatcaaacccgggtcttccacattgcaggtagactctttattgagccaccagggaagcctttccatCAGAGTTGGTGCCAAGTGACAGAGGTTGAATCATTCCACTAACAGGTCTTGGAATTGTTGCCTATCACTGATTGCTCAATAGGGCATACCCTTGAAGCATGAGGTGTGCTCCTCTCCAAGAACAGTTAAGAATTCCTCTGGAACAGTGGTTTCTTAGCCAAGAGTGATTTTTACCCCAGGGGGACATTTTTCAATAATTACACTCATTTATGTTTGTCACAACTGAGGAGGGTGTATGACTGGCACTCAGTGACAGGGGCAAGCGGTTCTGTTAAATATCCTACAAAGCATAAGAATGTAGCACAGCTCCCACAACAAGTTATTAGGCCCAACATGAAAGTAGCAGCATCAAGGCAGAGAAACACTGCTCTAGAAAAGTCTCCTATTGATTTTAGGTTTTATCACTGGAACAATCACCAGGAATCAACAAGTGAAGCACACATTCTAGTGTGTCAGCCAAAGCATCGTCTACTGTTAGAAGGAGTTTCTGGAGATTCTTttgctttcctggagaattctatcgactgaggctacagtccatgggattgcaaagagttggacacaactgagtgactaacacattcacatacaataggaaacagaaaaatcaaattcCCCTTTAGAATCTGCACTAACCATTGTGGGATTCCCTTTTGGTTCAgtaacaaagaatctgcctgcaatgccggagatccaggttcgatccctgggtcagaaagatcccctggagaatggaatgcaacccactccagtattctggagaatcccacggacagaagagcctggtgggctacagtccatggtactgcaaagaactggacgcaactgagcgactattggagaaggagatggcaacccactccagtgttcttgcctggagaatcccagggacaggggagccttggtgggctgtcgtctctggggtcgcacagagtcggacacgactgaagcgacttagcagcagagtgaCTGTCACATCACTTCACTTCTAACCATAGTACAGAACAACAAAGACACATTTAGGAAATATGATACGTCTTTCCTTGATAACTCAGCtaacaaagaatccacctgcaatgcaggagaccccggtttgatccctgggttgggaagatcccctggaggagggaatggctatccactctagtattctggcctggagaattccatggactgtatagtccacagggtcgcaatgagtcggacacgactgagcaactttcacacttaGGATGCAAAGGACAGCAACAGAATTAATCTGCATTTCAGAGATTCAACACAATTCCAGAAATATTGTGAATTCTTTGTCTCAGCGTTATACTGAGAATCAATGCTGTTTAAGAGATAATTCAAGAGAGACTAAAGAGCTAGCCTAaggaaagtgagagaaaaaagATCACATGTTTTGGGTATATTTTGTCTCTTCTCAATTCACTGTCAGCCATTAAAAGATGTTTCTGTACTTGTTATGTGGGTGGCCCAACGCCTTGACAAAAAGGGGGGGTACAAATTAGAGCTGAGATTCCAGTGGGCTTTGGAGGCCTTCAGGAACTTTGTACAGCTGCTCTTCTCTCTGCCTAGAATGTTCTCTCCTGACTCGGTACAGTTTCTTCTCATCATTCAAGTATCACCTCCTTAGAAAGGTTACCTGTCTAATCTTTGCCCCACCTGAACCTGTCCCTGTATCATATGCCCATTTCATCTCCTTCAAAGCACTTAGAAGCACTTTGACTATCTGAGTTATTTCTTTATTGTCTGTCCTCCCACTCTGTGAAAATAACCTCTGCGAAGGCAGGGCTATCTTCTCTGTCTTACTCATCACCATTTTCCCAGTACTTTAGAAACAACTCCTGGTGCATAggagggctcaataaatatttgctgaatgaatgaactaatTATCTGTAGCTCAGTTCAAGCTCACATATCCAACTGCTTACTAGATAAATCCAGCTGAACAGCCCACAGATGCCTCAACTGCAAAACACCCAGACCTGAAGTGATCTTTCTGAGCACTCCTGTCCTCATACTGGCACTGCCTCAGTGCTCTGTTCCTTAGCTCAGTAGCATTTTCATCTAATTCCTCaggc
Coding sequences:
- the MLF1 gene encoding myeloid leukemia factor 1 isoform X1, coding for MFGMLSSSFEDDPFFSDSFIAHRESMRQMMRSFAEPFGRDMLSISDRRGRARNRMGHEDEENSLTHTDVNPFQAMDRMMLNMRNSMQELQRNFGHLSMDPNGHSFSSSSVMTYSKVGNEPPKVFQASTQTRRAPGGIKETRKALRDSDSGLEKMAVGHHLHDRAHVIKKSKNNKTGDEEVNQEFINMNECDAHAFDDEWQNEILKYQPRGQWRNLDNSRMRSVGHENSGSRELKRREKHQSPAIEHGRSNVFVDKLNIKGSPVKINKK
- the MLF1 gene encoding myeloid leukemia factor 1 isoform X2; its protein translation is MRQMMRSFAEPFGRDMLSISDRRGRARNRMGHEDEENSLTHTDVNPFQAMDRMMLNMRNSMQELQRNFGHLSMDPNGHSFSSSSVMTYSKVGNEPPKVFQASTQTRRAPGGIKETRKALRDSDSGLEKMAVGHHLHDRAHVIKKSKNNKTGDEEVNQEFINMNECDAHAFDDEWQNEILKYQPRGQWRNLDNSRMRSVGHENSGSRELKRRNIKVQPLNMEDQMFLWTNSTSKDHL